Proteins encoded in a region of the Megalops cyprinoides isolate fMegCyp1 chromosome 3, fMegCyp1.pri, whole genome shotgun sequence genome:
- the pld2 gene encoding phospholipase D2, with protein sequence MASTEESVVEATRVRGLMRRFYSHDDSPLSQDELDSLKQNSEERPFLVVHHLQAAKEGGVPLLLQGTAVTCRVESTERYTTRSKVRVCTLYTVRLTHGQFSWTVKRKYKHFQELHRDLYKHKMLLHFLPLGRFAIQRQQLNAMTEEMPSLHSGDRARRTSSKPKYLEDYLNGLLENTFCKNYDGMLEFLDVSPLSFIKDLGPKGLEGFILKRSGGHRIQGLNCIGHHLFCYRWSRRWLVVKDSFLLYMNREAGVISFVLLFDPELKVQVGRCHTDTKHGVCIQNFTRTLIIKCSSYKQAQWWSHEIRRLAERCDFLQTHRFQGYAPPREDTLTKWYVNGSGYFADLADALEQAKEEIFITDWWLSPEVFLKRPATDTFWRLDQILKRKAEQGVKVCVLLYKEVELALGINSGYSKRTLMNMHPNIKVMRHPDHVSSIVFLWAHHEKMVAIDQSVAFVGGIDLAFGRWDDSYYRLTDLANAETANHSTEAEEGAGDTVDRGSDGSPSQPATAEPGPVNTEDLTGNSQLWLGKDYSNFINKDWVQLDRPFEDNVDRSRVPRMPWRDLAVSLHGKAARDVARHFVQRWNFTKVFKNKYKDSFFPCLLPKSHTTADSLPFIVPGSRKASVQVLRSVDRWSAGTCESSIHNAYVNIIKNSQHYIYIENQFFISCADGRSVHNGIGDAIVQRILQAHSEQKKYRVYVVVPLLPGFEGDISTGGGNAIQAILHFTYRTMCRGEFSILARLKEHMQDQWTQYISLCGLRTHSKLSQSLVTELIYVHSKTIIADDRCYIIGSANINDRSMLGSRDSELAVLVEDQERVPSCMGGEEYQAGPLTLALRMECFRVLLGVESDSGIDIQDPISDEFFQEVWNRTAQSNANIYDTVFRCLPSNTIRSLRALRELTSAEGLCDADPEQARKELEAVRGLLVHFPLHFLCEEYLLPPISSKERMVPMEVWT encoded by the exons ATGGCCAGCACAGAGGAGAGTGTGGTGGAGGCGACCCGGGTTCGAGGTCTGATGAGGCGATTCTACTCTCATGACGACAGTCCCCTTTCACAGGATGAGTTGGACAGCCTCAAGCAGAATAGCG AGGAGCGCCCCTTCCTGGTGGTCCACCACTTGCAGGCAGCGAAGGAAGGAGGAgttcctctgctgctgcaggggaCAGCGGTGACCTGCCGGGTGGAGAGCACTGAGAGATACACCACACGATCCAAG gtgcgtgtgtgcacgcttTACACAGTCCGGCTCACACATGGTCAGTTCAGCTGGACGGTGAAGAGGAAGTATAAGCACTTCCAGGAGCTGCATCGTGACCTGTACAAGCACAAGATGCTACTCCACTTCCTGCCCCTGGGGAG GTTTGCAATTCAGAGGCAGCAGTTAAATGCTATGACGGAGGAGATGCCGTCTCTTCATAGTGGAGATAGAGCCAGAAGGACATCTAGCAAGCCG AAATACCTGGAGGACTATCTGAACGGCCTGCTGGAGAACACCTTCTGCAAGAACTACGATGGCATG CTGGAGTTTCTGGATGTCAGTCCTCTCTCCTTCATAAAGGATTTGGGACCAAAAGGCCT GGAGGGCTTCATCCTGAAGAGGTCAGGAGGACATCGCATCCAGGGCCTGAACTGCATCGGTCACCACCTATTCTGCTACCGCTGGTCACGCCGCTGGCTGGTGGTCAAGGACTCCTTCCTTCTCTACATGAACAGAGAGGCGGGGGTCATATCCTTTGTGCTGCTTTTTGACCCCGAGCTCAAAGTCCAGGTGGGCCGATGCCACACAGATACCAAGCATGGAGTATGTATCCAGAACTTCACCAG GACTCTGATCATTAAGTGCAGCAGCTACAAACAGGCTCAGTGGTGGAGTCATGAGATCCGCAGGCTGGCGGAGCGCTGCGACTTTCTGCAGACGCACCGTTTCCAGGGCTACGCCCCACCCCGAGAGGACACGCTCACCAAGTG GTATGTGAATGGAAGTGGCTACTTTGCAGACCTGGCTGATGCTCTGGAGCAGGCCAAGGAGGAAATCTTCATCACGGACTGGTG GCTTAGCCCCGAGGTCTTCCTGAAGCGGCCGGCCACAGACACATTCTGGCGCCTGGATCAGATCCTCAAGCGCAAGGCG GAACAgggtgtgaaagtgtgtgtgcttctgtacAAGGAGGTGGAGCTGGCATTAGGCATCAACAGTGGCTACAGCAAGAGGACACTGATGAACATGCATCCCAATATCAAG GTGATGAGGCATCCTGACCATGTCTCCTCCATCGTCTTTCTCTGGGCCCACCATGAGAAGATGGTGGCCATTGACCAGTCAGTGGCATTCGTAGGTGGGATTGACTTGGCCTTCGGGAGGTGGGATGACAGCTACTACAGGCTCACTGATCTGGCAAATGCGGAAACAGCCAATCAtagcacagaggcagaggaaggg GCTGGTGACACAGTTGACCGAGGTTCTGATGGGTCACCAAGCCAACCTGCCACAGCAGAACCGGGACCAGTGAACACAGAAGACTTGACTGGCAACAGTCAGTTGTGGTTGGGAAAAGACTACAGCAATTTCATCAACAAGGACTGGGTCCAGCTTGACCGTCCTTTTGAag ACAACGTCGACCGGTCCCGGGTGCCCCGAATGCCCTGGCGGGACCTGGCCGTATCGCTTCATGGGAAAGCTGCCAGGGACGTGGCCCGTCACTTCGTCCAGCGCTGGAACTTCACCAAG GTTTTCAAGAACAAGTACAAGGACAGCTTCTTCCCCTGTCTGCTGCCGAAGTCTCACACCACTGCAGATTCACTGCCATTCATCGTGCCAGGGTCCAGGAAGGCCTCAGTGCAG gttcTGCGCTCTGTGGATCGCTGGTCGGCTGGGACCTGTGAAAGCTCCATCCACAATGCTTACGTCAACATCATCAAGAACAGCCAGCACTACATCTACATCGAG AATCAGTTCTTCATCAGCTGTGCGGATGGTAGGAGTGTGCACAATGGAATCGGGGATGCCATTGTTCAGAGGATCCTGCAAGCTCAtag TGAGCAGAAGAAGTACCGTGTGTACGTAGTCGTGCCTCTGCTGCCAGGGTTCGAGGGTGACATCAGCACCGGGGGTGGAAATGCCATCCAGGCCATTCTACACTTCACCTACAG gacCATGTGTCGAGGGGAGTTCTCCATCCTGGCAAGACTAAAGGAACACA TGCAAGACCAGTGGACCCAGTACATCTCCCTGTGTGGTCTGCGCACTCACTCCAAGCTCTCCCAGTCCCTGGTCACCGAGCTAATCTACGTTCACAGCAAAACGATTATAGCTGATGACCGCTGCTACATCATAG GGTCTGCGAACATCAATGACCGTAGCATGCTGGGCAGCCGGGATAGCGAGCTGGCAGTGTTGGTGGAGGACCAGGAGAGGGTGCCCTCCTGCATGGGTGGGGAGGAGTACCAGGCCGGGCCATTGACCTTGGCCCTGCGAATGGAGTGTTTCAG AGTTCTCTTAGGGGTAGAGTCAGACTCCGGCATTGACATTCAAGATCCCATTAGTGACGAGTTTTTCCAGGAAGTGTGGAACAGGACCGCGCAATCAAACGCCAACATTTATGACACG gTCTTCCGGTGCCTTCCCTCCAACACCATCCGCAGCCTGCGGGCTCTGAGGGAGCTCACCTCCGCAGAGGGGCTGTGTGACGCGGACCCCGAGCAAGCCAggaaggagctggaggctgTCAGGGGGCTGCTGGTGCACTTTCCCCTTCACTTCCTGTGCGAGGAGTATCTGCTCCCCCCAATCAGCAGCAAAGAGAGAATGGTTCCCATGGAAGTCTGGACCTAA